In one window of Pseudoalteromonas espejiana DSM 9414 DNA:
- a CDS encoding TonB-dependent receptor: MSMFKPSILTLALATAGLASFTSVAAQEDTVKNDDVEVIEVKGFRGSVVESINTKRFSTQVVESISAEDIGKLPDSSIAESIARLPGLTAQRLDGRASRVSIRGFGENESGTTFNGREQVSIGDNRGVEFDLYPSEIMSGVTVYKTPNASIEAEGIAGVINMQTVRPLSKGERVFQVNGQYEQTSFDKLNPDGNDDGYRGTISYIDQFADDTIGVAFALNTMSSPNQEKRWNAWGYPEFTADDGNTYSILGGAKPFVRSSTLERDSAMLVLEAAPTDKLNMTFDALYVDFTDEKILRGIEIPFAWGQGSIDPASVAVDDASGFITSAVTNGQRVVVRNDYEEREAELTAFGFNTKYDIDDSWSVEFDASYSQVDRKIWSLESYSGTGRGDSRGVADNLGYTFNGGNTGATFTHDLDYSDYSLIQLGGPLSWGSNKALNNKYGLTTDSGYENQAQDGFINAPTIEDELSTLKLAASKVLENEYFSSIEFGMSYKEREKTKDSQGFYMTLSGFSLDNPGMLTVPEQYRMGSVDLGFIGMGDMIAYDANSLLNDGYYTLVDQRLADTSHLTKSWTVKEEITSAFVQANINAEVSGLALTGNIGVRYVHTDQSSQSNAFNADDDGNIFVTPTDLSHDYSHVLPSLNLSLAIDEQQTVRFGAAKTISRARLDEMNASIDASYNTTPDENGNFWSVSGGNPNLEPKEATGYDLTYENYFSDEGYFSAAFFYKDLTQWIFDGTYAIDMSGVADPESGEIPATSEGTGSGKVNGGGGDLYGYELSLALPFKIFHPSLEGFGLIASHTGIESDIEDQNGNEYELPGLSDKIQSLTVYYEMNGIQLRTSMRKRSAFKGDVYGIGFDTQQVDILGETIWDVQAGYDFSEAGVESLEGLSIQFQVQNLTEEPFTSLSGDNALQVRDYQDYGRTYLLGFSYKL, from the coding sequence ATGTCTATGTTCAAACCAAGTATATTAACTTTGGCATTAGCAACTGCAGGTTTAGCAAGCTTTACCTCTGTAGCAGCGCAAGAAGATACAGTTAAAAATGATGACGTTGAGGTTATCGAAGTAAAAGGCTTTCGTGGCAGTGTTGTTGAATCTATCAACACAAAACGCTTTTCTACACAGGTTGTAGAATCTATCTCTGCAGAAGATATAGGTAAACTACCTGACTCATCAATTGCTGAGTCTATTGCACGCTTACCTGGTTTAACAGCGCAGCGTTTAGATGGTCGCGCAAGCAGAGTATCAATTCGTGGTTTTGGTGAAAACGAAAGTGGTACTACTTTTAACGGCCGTGAACAGGTATCTATTGGTGATAACCGCGGCGTAGAGTTTGACCTTTACCCATCAGAAATTATGAGCGGCGTTACGGTATATAAAACACCAAACGCAAGTATCGAAGCAGAAGGCATTGCCGGTGTTATAAACATGCAAACCGTGCGTCCTTTAAGTAAAGGCGAGCGTGTATTCCAAGTTAATGGCCAATACGAGCAAACCAGCTTTGATAAACTAAACCCAGACGGTAACGACGATGGTTACCGCGGTACTATTTCATACATTGATCAGTTTGCTGATGACACTATAGGTGTTGCATTTGCACTTAACACCATGAGCTCACCAAACCAAGAAAAACGTTGGAACGCGTGGGGCTACCCTGAATTTACCGCTGATGATGGTAATACTTACTCAATTTTAGGTGGTGCTAAACCATTTGTACGTTCATCGACACTCGAACGTGATTCAGCCATGCTCGTACTAGAAGCTGCACCGACTGACAAACTAAACATGACGTTTGATGCGTTATATGTAGATTTTACAGATGAAAAAATCTTACGCGGTATCGAAATCCCATTTGCATGGGGCCAAGGTTCAATTGACCCTGCAAGCGTAGCTGTAGATGATGCGAGCGGATTTATTACCAGTGCTGTTACTAATGGCCAGCGTGTAGTTGTTCGTAACGATTATGAAGAGCGTGAAGCAGAATTAACCGCATTTGGTTTTAATACTAAATACGATATTGACGATTCATGGTCAGTAGAATTTGATGCAAGTTACTCGCAAGTAGATCGTAAAATTTGGAGCCTTGAAAGTTACTCAGGCACAGGGCGTGGTGATTCACGTGGTGTTGCAGATAACTTAGGTTACACCTTTAACGGTGGGAATACTGGTGCTACGTTTACTCATGACTTAGATTATAGTGATTACAGCTTAATTCAGTTAGGTGGGCCTCTTTCTTGGGGGTCAAACAAAGCGTTGAATAATAAGTATGGTCTAACCACTGATTCAGGGTATGAAAACCAAGCGCAAGACGGTTTCATTAATGCGCCAACCATTGAAGATGAGCTGTCTACATTAAAGCTAGCGGCATCTAAAGTATTAGAAAACGAATACTTCAGCTCAATTGAGTTTGGTATGTCTTATAAAGAGCGCGAAAAAACAAAAGATTCGCAAGGTTTTTATATGACATTATCTGGTTTTTCGCTTGATAACCCAGGTATGTTAACTGTGCCAGAACAATACCGCATGGGTAGTGTTGACTTAGGCTTTATTGGCATGGGTGATATGATTGCCTATGACGCTAACAGTTTATTAAATGATGGTTATTATACGCTCGTTGACCAAAGATTAGCAGACACAAGTCACTTAACTAAATCGTGGACAGTAAAAGAAGAAATTACTTCGGCGTTTGTACAAGCTAATATTAATGCTGAAGTGAGCGGTTTAGCGTTAACAGGTAACATTGGTGTACGTTATGTACATACTGACCAGTCTTCACAAAGTAACGCTTTTAATGCAGACGATGATGGTAATATTTTTGTTACGCCGACAGATCTTAGCCACGATTATTCTCACGTATTACCAAGTTTAAACTTATCGCTTGCGATTGATGAGCAGCAAACAGTGCGTTTTGGTGCGGCTAAAACTATTTCGCGTGCACGTTTAGACGAAATGAATGCATCAATTGACGCATCATACAATACTACGCCTGATGAGAACGGTAACTTTTGGTCTGTATCGGGTGGTAACCCTAATTTAGAGCCAAAAGAAGCAACTGGTTACGATTTAACGTACGAAAATTACTTTAGTGATGAAGGTTACTTCTCTGCTGCATTTTTCTATAAAGACTTAACGCAGTGGATTTTTGATGGCACATACGCAATTGATATGTCAGGTGTTGCAGATCCAGAGTCAGGTGAAATTCCAGCAACATCTGAGGGTACGGGTAGTGGTAAAGTAAATGGCGGCGGCGGTGACCTATACGGTTACGAGTTATCACTAGCGTTACCATTTAAAATTTTCCACCCGTCACTTGAAGGCTTTGGTTTAATTGCAAGCCATACCGGTATTGAGTCTGATATTGAAGATCAAAACGGTAACGAATACGAACTACCAGGCCTTTCAGATAAAATTCAAAGCTTAACGGTTTATTACGAAATGAATGGTATTCAACTGCGTACCAGCATGCGTAAGCGTAGTGCCTTTAAAGGTGATGTATACGGTATAGGTTTTGATACTCAGCAAGTAGATATCCTAGGTGAAACAATTTGGGATGTACAAGCTGGGTATGACTTCTCTGAAGCCGGTGTTGAAAGCCTTGAAGGTTTATCAATTCAGTTCCAAGTACAAAACTTAACAGAAGAGCCGTTTACATCGCTTTCTGGCGATAACGCGCTACAAGTTCGCGACTACCAAGATTACGGTCGTACTTACTTGTTAGGCTTTAGCTACAAGCTATAA
- a CDS encoding tryptophan halogenase family protein: MKPIKHVVIAGGGTAGWIAAALLNKVLGKVINITLIESSTIGTIGVGEATIPPIIQLNNALGINEQDFINATNASIKLGIEFENWKTPSHSYMHAFGSFGKDFPFCDFYNFWVKGKITGSEDSLWDFSLNYQAAKQHKFSPLNTIPNTQLPGLSYAYHFDATRYAEYLKTLATSRGVKHIDAKIEQVNQCLHSGNITSLTLDNDTEINGDLFIDCTGQRALLIEQTLNTGFVDWSHYLPCDSAVAVQSQGTDSLKPYTRSIAHSAGWQWQIPLQNRVGNGLVYCSRYLSDESATQLLLNNLPAEPITAPRVIKFKTGRRLKQWYKNVVSVGLASGFLEPLESTSIHLIQSAVTRLIKLFPHNGISDALVGEFNNQSVIEIEHIRDFIILHYKLTEREDSAFWRQCKQMDIPESLAHKLNLFKHTGKVVRENDELFAEVAWQQVFIGQGIIPDDYNSIVDSLSSEQLNDLFSTLKTLITSTVEQLPTHKDFLAKIKKA; this comes from the coding sequence ATGAAACCAATAAAACACGTTGTCATTGCAGGCGGTGGCACAGCAGGGTGGATAGCAGCAGCCTTGCTTAATAAAGTGTTAGGTAAAGTAATTAACATAACACTGATTGAATCAAGCACCATAGGCACTATAGGCGTTGGTGAAGCAACAATTCCGCCAATTATCCAACTTAATAATGCACTGGGTATAAACGAGCAAGATTTTATAAACGCCACCAATGCTTCTATTAAATTAGGTATTGAGTTCGAAAATTGGAAAACTCCCTCTCATAGCTACATGCATGCCTTTGGCTCATTTGGAAAAGACTTTCCTTTTTGCGATTTTTACAATTTTTGGGTAAAAGGAAAAATTACCGGCTCTGAAGATAGCCTATGGGATTTTTCGTTAAATTACCAAGCAGCTAAACAGCATAAGTTTTCACCATTAAATACTATACCTAACACTCAATTACCTGGTTTAAGTTATGCGTATCACTTTGATGCAACACGCTATGCAGAGTACTTAAAAACGCTTGCTACTTCGCGTGGCGTTAAACACATAGACGCTAAAATAGAGCAGGTTAACCAATGTCTGCACTCAGGCAATATTACAAGCCTCACACTTGATAATGACACCGAAATTAACGGCGATTTATTTATAGACTGTACCGGTCAGCGGGCTTTGTTAATAGAGCAAACACTTAATACAGGCTTTGTAGATTGGTCTCATTATTTACCATGTGATAGCGCTGTTGCTGTGCAATCTCAAGGTACTGATTCGCTAAAACCCTATACTCGCTCAATTGCGCATAGCGCAGGTTGGCAATGGCAAATTCCGCTGCAAAACCGTGTGGGTAATGGGCTTGTTTACTGTAGCCGATACTTATCTGATGAGTCGGCCACGCAGTTACTATTAAATAATTTACCTGCCGAGCCCATTACAGCACCACGCGTTATAAAATTTAAAACAGGACGGCGCTTAAAGCAGTGGTATAAAAATGTGGTTTCGGTTGGACTCGCCAGTGGCTTTTTAGAGCCGTTAGAGTCAACCAGTATCCACTTAATACAAAGTGCAGTAACCCGTTTAATAAAGCTGTTTCCGCATAATGGTATTAGCGATGCGTTAGTTGGCGAGTTTAATAATCAAAGCGTGATAGAAATAGAGCACATACGCGATTTTATTATTTTGCATTACAAACTAACAGAGCGAGAAGACTCGGCGTTTTGGCGTCAGTGTAAGCAAATGGATATTCCCGAATCATTGGCTCATAAACTCAATTTATTTAAACACACAGGCAAAGTAGTACGTGAAAACGACGAACTATTTGCAGAGGTTGCTTGGCAGCAAGTGTTTATAGGCCAAGGCATTATTCCCGATGATTACAATAGTATTGTTGACTCATTAAGCAGTGAACAACTTAACGATTTATTTTCTACATTAAAAACTCTTATTACTTCAACGGTAGAACAATTACCTACTCATAAAGATTTTTTAGCAAAAATTAAAAAGGCCTAA
- a CDS encoding glycoside hydrolase family 13 protein has product MMRFLNKLLLVSACTLPTISYALDVEPANWWVGMNKNTINIMVHEQNIANEQIKLAKYNGVKLNKVTRTDNPNYVFLNITVTDAAKAGTLKFNSSEASQSFEFPLLTRDKNSAKRQGFTSNDTLYLINPDRFANGDKQNDTVPSMLEAANPSIKGGRHGGDIQGVINALPYLNDLGVTQLWLTPVLENNMPDYSYHGYAITDFYKVDPRMGSNQLYKTLSVKAKEQGIGLVMDMVLNHFGSEHTWVKDKPTKDWINFNGEFKKGKNATSHARQTIQDPHASEYDKRQFNDGWFVETMPDLNQRQPLLSEYLIQNAIWWIEYADLSGIRVDTYSYSDKAFLSDWTKAIMQEYPDFNIVGEEWTSNPAIASYWQRGKNNQDGYTSSLPSVMDFSLQESVIQALNEDESWNTGWVKVYESLANDFLYPDTNNIMVFADNHDMSRVYTELGQDVAKTKMAMTLFLTTRGIAQMYYGTEVLLDNTPSKDHGDIRIDFPGGFKGQTSNAFTGKGLTSQQKDMHKTISTLLNFRKSSTALDKGKLVHFTPQQGVYSYARISDDQTVLVFMNKNTKELVKNIEYMQEVIPKNAKALNLFTNKTQLLGSTVALPAMSATVLVINTP; this is encoded by the coding sequence ATGATGCGATTTTTAAATAAACTTTTACTTGTAAGTGCGTGCACCTTACCAACCATTAGCTATGCACTTGACGTTGAACCTGCCAATTGGTGGGTAGGCATGAATAAAAACACGATTAACATCATGGTGCATGAGCAAAATATTGCAAACGAGCAAATTAAATTAGCTAAATATAATGGTGTTAAATTAAATAAAGTAACGCGCACAGATAACCCAAATTATGTATTTTTGAATATTACTGTTACCGATGCCGCTAAAGCAGGAACGCTTAAATTTAATAGCAGCGAAGCGAGCCAAAGTTTCGAATTTCCACTACTTACACGTGATAAAAACAGTGCAAAGCGCCAAGGCTTTACATCTAACGATACCCTTTATTTAATCAACCCAGATCGCTTTGCTAATGGTGATAAGCAAAACGATACTGTTCCTAGCATGCTAGAAGCAGCAAATCCAAGTATAAAGGGCGGGCGCCACGGTGGTGATATACAAGGGGTTATAAACGCATTACCGTATTTAAACGATTTAGGTGTTACTCAGCTTTGGTTAACGCCAGTACTTGAAAACAACATGCCCGATTATTCTTACCATGGTTATGCAATTACTGACTTTTATAAAGTTGACCCACGTATGGGCTCAAATCAGTTATATAAAACCCTCTCGGTAAAAGCAAAAGAGCAAGGCATAGGCCTTGTAATGGATATGGTACTAAACCATTTTGGCTCAGAGCATACCTGGGTTAAAGATAAACCTACCAAAGATTGGATTAACTTTAATGGTGAATTTAAAAAAGGTAAAAACGCTACAAGCCATGCACGCCAAACTATACAAGACCCACACGCCAGTGAGTACGATAAACGCCAGTTTAACGATGGTTGGTTTGTAGAAACCATGCCGGATTTAAATCAGCGCCAACCACTGTTAAGCGAGTACTTAATTCAAAATGCTATTTGGTGGATTGAATACGCGGATTTAAGCGGTATTCGCGTTGATACCTACTCTTACTCAGATAAAGCATTTTTGAGCGATTGGACAAAAGCCATTATGCAAGAATACCCAGACTTTAATATTGTAGGAGAAGAGTGGACCTCTAACCCTGCAATTGCCTCTTATTGGCAACGTGGAAAAAACAATCAAGATGGGTATACATCAAGCCTACCAAGCGTGATGGACTTTTCTTTGCAAGAGTCGGTAATTCAAGCGCTAAATGAAGATGAAAGCTGGAATACGGGTTGGGTTAAAGTATATGAGTCGTTGGCGAATGACTTTTTATACCCTGATACCAATAACATTATGGTATTTGCTGATAACCACGATATGAGCCGTGTATATACCGAGCTTGGACAAGATGTTGCAAAAACTAAAATGGCCATGACGCTATTTTTAACTACGCGCGGTATTGCACAAATGTATTACGGTACGGAGGTGCTATTAGATAACACCCCAAGTAAAGACCATGGTGATATTAGAATAGACTTCCCGGGTGGATTTAAAGGCCAAACGAGTAATGCATTTACAGGTAAAGGGCTTACCTCGCAGCAAAAAGACATGCACAAAACAATTAGCACCTTGCTTAACTTTAGAAAAAGCAGCACTGCGCTAGATAAAGGCAAGTTAGTGCACTTTACGCCTCAACAAGGTGTGTATAGTTATGCGCGTATTAGCGACGATCAAACTGTGTTGGTATTTATGAATAAAAACACAAAAGAGCTAGTTAAGAATATTGAGTACATGCAGGAAGTAATACCAAAAAATGCTAAAGCGCTTAACTTATTCACTAATAAAACACAGTTGCTAGGTAGTACAGTGGCTTTACCGGCAATGAGTGCAACGGTATTAGTTATAAATACCCCTTAA